A single window of Salvia splendens isolate huo1 chromosome 8, SspV2, whole genome shotgun sequence DNA harbors:
- the LOC121745500 gene encoding NADH dehydrogenase [ubiquinone] iron-sulfur protein 7, mitochondrial-like — MAQLARNAARLLPQTAPFNHRAALASIHTTTPSLAAASSSTPTPYSPSLPPAGSSPPGMSKAAEFVISKVDDLMNYVRRGSIWPMTFGLACCAVEMMHTGAARYDLDRFGIIFRPSPRQSDCMIVAGTLTNKMAPALRKVYDQMPEPRWVISMGSCANGGGYYHYSYSVVRGCDRIVPVDIYVPGCPPTAEALLYGLLQLQKKINRRRDFYHWWTK; from the exons CTGCCCTAGCTTCGATCCACACCACCACCCCCTCCCTCGCCGCCGCTTCCTCCTCCACGCCGACGCCGTACTCGCCCTCCCTCCCACCGGCGGGCTCCTCCCCGCCGGGGATGTCCAAGGCGGCGGAATTCGTGATCTCGAAGGTCGACGATCTCATGAACTATGTCCGCCGCGGCTCCATCTGGCCGATGACGTTTGGGCTGGCCTGCTGCGCCGTGGAGATGATGCACACCGGCGCCGCGCGATACGATTTGGATCGGTTCGGGATTATCTTCAGGCCGAGCCCTAGGCAGTCCGATTGCATGATTGTCGCCGGCACTCTCACCAATAAGATGGCCCCTGCGCTCCGCAA AGTCTATGACCAGATGCCTGAGCCACGGTGGGTGATCTCTATGGGAAGCTGCGCAAACGGCGGTGGTTACTACCACTATTCGTACTCTGTTGTCCGAGGTTGTGATAGGATTGTCCCCGTTGACATCTACGTACCTGGCTGCCCACCCACTGCTGAGGCCCTCCTCTATGGACTACTCCAGCTGCAGAAGAAGATCAACAGGCGTAGAGATTTCTATCACTGGTGGACCAAATAA